The Nitrospira sp. genome contains a region encoding:
- a CDS encoding FAD-dependent oxidoreductase — protein sequence MAEISQPATVLSVTDLTPQVRQLVIKPKTTKISFQPGQWVSLKLPVGPKPPLNRAYSMADPSSPYGELTLVFDRVPGGLGSNYLCQLKSGDEISLSGPYGNFALPQPLDRELVLIARYTGLVPMRCLLKQIFFAKLQTPVLLIAVSPSEKEILFHQEWLTMAVQCSSFRYLPLVAENGEREAVEKTLSVLTPLIQGQPKVVPMLCGTKAFVRPLRAYFKEKGYDRKEVKIETYD from the coding sequence ATGGCGGAAATCTCTCAGCCTGCCACAGTGCTTTCGGTCACTGATCTCACGCCCCAAGTCCGTCAACTGGTGATCAAACCCAAGACTACCAAGATTTCTTTTCAGCCGGGACAATGGGTGTCTCTCAAATTGCCGGTCGGACCAAAGCCACCGCTCAATCGCGCCTATTCCATGGCCGACCCTTCCTCGCCTTATGGAGAGCTGACGCTGGTCTTCGATCGTGTTCCCGGTGGACTCGGCTCCAATTATCTGTGCCAGCTGAAGTCCGGTGATGAAATTTCCTTGTCCGGCCCGTACGGAAATTTCGCCCTTCCCCAACCCCTCGATCGTGAACTCGTGTTGATCGCTCGCTACACGGGTCTTGTTCCGATGCGCTGCCTGTTGAAACAGATATTTTTCGCCAAACTCCAGACTCCTGTCTTATTGATTGCGGTGTCACCCAGCGAGAAAGAGATATTGTTTCATCAGGAATGGCTCACGATGGCAGTGCAGTGTTCATCTTTCCGCTACCTCCCTTTAGTCGCGGAGAATGGTGAGAGGGAGGCCGTGGAGAAAACCTTGTCCGTCCTTACTCCATTGATTCAGGGACAGCCGAAAGTGGTTCCCATGCTCTGTGGAACCAAAGCCTTCGTCCGTCCCTTACGCGCGTACTTTAAGGAAAAAGGTTACGACCGGAAGGAAGTGAAAATAGAAACCTACGACTAA
- a CDS encoding 2Fe-2S iron-sulfur cluster binding domain-containing protein produces the protein MGGTNPYIEKADYELPKVSYTVTFIQPNGTSTTVAVDPEKIPYGATGLPGSILDIAMGHGIDLEHVCGGVCACSTCHVMVKQGLETCNEGTDDEYDQLDEAPMTTLQSRLGCQCVPNGTKDIVVEIPAVNKNLVREGH, from the coding sequence ATGGGCGGGACGAACCCGTATATTGAGAAGGCAGATTACGAACTTCCCAAAGTCTCCTATACCGTCACATTCATTCAGCCGAATGGAACCTCGACCACCGTTGCCGTCGATCCTGAAAAAATCCCCTACGGCGCCACCGGGTTACCGGGGAGCATTTTAGATATTGCGATGGGTCACGGAATTGATTTGGAACATGTCTGTGGCGGGGTGTGCGCCTGCTCGACCTGTCATGTCATGGTGAAGCAGGGGCTGGAAACCTGCAACGAGGGCACGGACGATGAGTATGATCAGTTGGATGAAGCCCCTATGACGACACTACAGTCTCGTCTGGGATGCCAATGTGTGCCGAATGGAACGAAGGATATCGTTGTTGAAATCCCAGCCGTGAATAAGAATCTCGTCAGAGAGGGACACTGA
- the gltX gene encoding glutamate--tRNA ligase, protein MNQVRVRFAPSPTGFLHIGGVRTALFNWLFARQQQGTFILRIEDTDQSRSTDESIQAIIKGMEWVELDWNEGPYRQTERMDLYRDHAMKLLETGQAYWCVCKAEELEARRKEAEAKGLSPRYDGRCRNLGITGQAGDAALRFKAPQEGQTVIDDLIKGKIVFDNTVLDDLIILRSNGYPTYNFSVVVDDALMRITHVVRGDDHLTNTPRQVPIFEALGFTIPRFGHLPMILGSDKTRLSKRHGATSIMAYKDMGYLPDAMVNYLVRLGWSHGDQELFTRQELIEKFSWDHVQKSPAVFNPDKLLWMNAEYIKTSPPHQVVQALVPLLEQAGFKTEVGSVSDEWLAQLVVLVKERAKTLLEMVEWVKPYFGQSVVFEAEAARKFLTSAIAPTLSKLTTRLDAFPTFSKLEWEHSFKQVVEEEGMKMGQLAQPVRVALTGRTASPGLFEVMEILGRERTLFRLREGIERAKANQA, encoded by the coding sequence ATGAACCAGGTCCGTGTCCGGTTCGCTCCGAGTCCGACGGGATTTCTCCATATTGGGGGTGTGCGCACAGCCCTCTTCAATTGGCTCTTTGCGCGCCAACAACAGGGGACCTTCATTCTTCGTATCGAGGATACCGATCAAAGCCGGTCGACCGATGAATCGATTCAGGCCATCATCAAGGGGATGGAGTGGGTCGAGCTCGATTGGAATGAAGGTCCGTACCGTCAAACGGAGCGCATGGATTTGTATCGTGACCATGCCATGAAGTTGCTTGAGACAGGGCAGGCGTACTGGTGCGTATGTAAGGCGGAAGAGCTGGAGGCACGACGAAAAGAAGCCGAAGCCAAAGGGTTGTCGCCTCGTTATGACGGCCGCTGCCGCAATTTGGGAATTACTGGCCAAGCGGGGGATGCGGCGCTTCGATTCAAGGCTCCACAAGAGGGTCAGACGGTCATCGATGATTTGATCAAGGGCAAAATTGTGTTCGACAATACCGTGCTGGATGATCTCATCATCCTGAGGTCCAACGGATATCCGACCTATAATTTTTCTGTCGTGGTCGACGATGCGCTGATGCGCATCACGCACGTCGTGCGAGGAGACGACCATCTCACCAACACACCGCGGCAGGTTCCAATTTTTGAGGCGCTGGGGTTTACCATTCCCCGCTTTGGACACCTGCCGATGATTTTAGGATCGGACAAAACCCGGCTCTCCAAACGCCATGGTGCCACCTCGATTATGGCGTACAAAGACATGGGCTATCTCCCCGATGCCATGGTCAATTACCTGGTCCGACTCGGCTGGTCGCACGGTGACCAAGAACTCTTTACCCGGCAGGAGCTGATTGAAAAGTTCTCGTGGGATCATGTGCAGAAGTCGCCCGCCGTCTTCAATCCGGACAAGCTGCTCTGGATGAATGCCGAATACATCAAAACCAGCCCTCCGCACCAGGTTGTGCAAGCGCTCGTGCCATTGTTGGAGCAAGCCGGGTTCAAGACGGAGGTCGGGTCCGTCTCTGATGAATGGCTTGCCCAGCTGGTGGTTTTGGTGAAGGAACGAGCCAAGACGCTGCTCGAAATGGTGGAGTGGGTCAAGCCGTATTTCGGGCAATCCGTTGTCTTCGAAGCGGAAGCGGCAAGAAAGTTTCTGACATCGGCCATCGCTCCGACCCTGAGCAAGCTGACCACACGCTTGGATGCGTTCCCCACCTTCTCCAAATTGGAATGGGAGCACAGCTTCAAGCAGGTGGTTGAGGAAGAAGGCATGAAGATGGGCCAGCTCGCCCAGCCGGTCCGCGTCGCCTTGACCGGACGAACGGCAAGCCCCGGACTGTTTGAGGTGATGGAGATCCTGGGTCGAGAACGGACCCTCTTTCGGCTCCGCGAGGGAATCGAACGCGCAAAAGCCAACCAGGCTTGA